One region of Salvia miltiorrhiza cultivar Shanhuang (shh) chromosome 3, IMPLAD_Smil_shh, whole genome shotgun sequence genomic DNA includes:
- the LOC131017559 gene encoding UDP-glucosyltransferase 29-like, with amino-acid sequence MMNSGSFKIIMFPWLAHGHIFPFLQLAKKLLMKKSFHIYICSTAINLTSINDFIAANSLQSSIEAVELHLHPHPDLPPHLHTTRNLPTHLNFSLHRAFQTSKSSFSHILAALRPDLIIFDVFQPWAAALGVPAVHFALLGAATRAFTYHHYVDGAAAFPFPELRCDEGERRSLDELVEFLSANVFDSNPDFVFANYKASAEVVLMKTCRSVEGKYVDYVEFVSGKRILTVGALVDHAAEAVAEAESSPIMEWLSRNPRNSTVYICFGSECLLSEGEIAEIAKGLSLCKSRFLWILPSPSAELLPPEFEAKVGERGMVVAGWAPQARILGHSSIAAFVSHCGWSSLNESVFHGVPVVAMPMKYNMFVDAKMLVAAGVCVEVRRGGGGGYEGAAIAVAIDGAVFGRAAEELRCRAREMSEKMREEEGAGEIDEAAELLWRICCNNKPTP; translated from the coding sequence ATGATGAACTCAGGTAGCTTCAAAATCATAATGTTTCCATGGTTAGCCCACGGCCACATCTTCCCGTTTCTCCAACTCGCCAAGAAACTGTTGATGAAGAAAAGCTTCCACATCTACATCTGCTCAACCGCCATTAATCTCACCTCCATCAACGATTTCATCGCTGCGAATTCCCTCCAAAGCTCCATTGAAGCAGTCGAGCTCCACCTCCACCCGCACCCTGACCTCCCTCCTCACCTCCACACCACCAGAAACCTCCCAACACATCTCAACTTCTCTCTCCACAGAGCCTTCCAGACATCCAAATCCAGCTTCTCTCACATCCTCGCCGCCCTCCGCCCCGACCTCATCATCTTCGACGTCTTCCAGCCCTGGGCCGCCGCGCTCGGCGTCCCCGCCGTCCACTTCGCCCTGCTCGGAGCCGCCACGAGAGCGTTCACCTACCACCACTACGTCGACGGCGCCGCGGCGTTCCCGTTTCCGGAGCTGCGCTGCGACGAGGGCGAGAGGAGAAGCCTCGACGAACTCGTGGAATTCCTCAGCGCGAACGTCTTCGATTCCAATCCGGATTTTGTTTTCGCGAATTACAAGGCGTCCGCGGAGGTCGTGCTGATGAAGACGTGCAGATCTGTTGAAGGAAAGTACGTTGACTACGTGGAATTTGTGAGCGGGAAGAGAATCCTCACCGTCGGCGCGCTAGTAGATCACGCGGCGGAGGCGGTGGCGGAGGCGGAGAGCTCGCCGATCATGGAATGGCTTAGCAGAAACCCTAGAAATTCGACGGTTTACATCTGTTTCGGCAGCGAGTGTTTGTTATCGGAGGGAGAAATCGCTGAGATAGCCAAGGGGCTCTCTCTCTGCAAATCTAGGTTTCTATGGATTCTGCCGTCTCCATCGGCGGAGCTCCTCCCGCCGGAATTTGAGGCAAAGGTGGGGGAAAGGGGGATGGTGGTGGCGGGGTGGGCGCCGCAGGCGAGAATATTAGGGCACTCTAGCATTGCGGCGTTTGTGAGCCACTGTGGGTGGAGTTCGTTGAATGAGAGCGTTTTTCACGGCGTGCCGGTGGTGGCGATGCCGATGAAGTACAATATGTTTGTGGATGCGAAGATGCTGGTGGCTGCGGGGGTGTGTGTGGAGGTGCggaggggtgggggtggggggtatgAGGGGGCGGCAATTGCGGTGGCGATTGATGGTGCGGTGTTTGGGAGGGCTGCGGAGGAGTTGCGGTgtagagcgagagagatgagtgAGAAGATGAGAGAGGAAGAGGGCGCCGGAGAGATCGATGAGGCGGCGGAGCTTCTATGGCGGATTTGTTGCAATAATAAGCCCACTCCTTga